The following proteins are encoded in a genomic region of Phragmites australis chromosome 9, lpPhrAust1.1, whole genome shotgun sequence:
- the LOC133928770 gene encoding NRR repressor homolog 1-like: MEATAAGEEKPPRPTGDGASSQSSVPVAEQPAPLPAGIDVDPSCAAAAEEEDEQVERFYALLANIRALRGMYRAGSSAGAGADRGGSGSAGRARKRAREAEPPWRPVFTMEDFEEVVSEAGRAGKKKESRDGVRRPAGNGTGAVADDEEGEVVETRGSPRRSA; encoded by the coding sequence ATGGAGGCCACGGCCGCAGGGGAGGAGAAGCCTCCGCGGCCAACCGGCGATGGCGCGTCGTCCCAGTCGTCGGTGCCGGTGGCGGAGCAGCCCGCGCCATTGCCTGCTGGCATCGACGTGGACCCCAGCTGCGCTGCggccgcggaggaggaggacgagcagGTGGAGAGGTTCTACGCGCTGCTCGCCAACATCCGGGCCTTGAGGGGCATGTACAGGGCCGGATCCAGCGCTGGCGCCGGGGCGGACCGTGGCGGGAGCGGATCGGCCGGCCGGGCAAGGAAGCGCGCGCGCGAGGCGGAGCCGCCGTGGAGGCCGGTGTTCACGATGGAGGACTTCGAGGAGGTCGTCTCTGAAGCGGGGCgcgccgggaagaagaaggagagcaGGGACGGCGTCAGGCGGCCTGCGGGGAACGGCACTGGCGCCGTTGCCGATGACGAGGAAGGTGAGGTCGTGGAAACGCGCGGGTCGCCGCGTCGCAGCGCGTGA